In the Anastrepha obliqua isolate idAnaObli1 chromosome 1, idAnaObli1_1.0, whole genome shotgun sequence genome, one interval contains:
- the LOC129249881 gene encoding uncharacterized protein LOC129249881, whose translation MDLTGSTKRNSQQKRQRQPRSLSLDDDDTLSNNSSSSLNVLLAAASDSESQSPISVRDMIKRYDTAAKLGPKGGSRHPQLHQTHHKQQQQQYGLPAMKSAYFGVNQFGTHSTTNRFPLRQYVAQVQQNTGSKWTQTQSKKSIHSGEHNNNNTTKSSCKLSDNTFMTRNNADATEDGWLVCERHASVSDSENVYIADHTERSSRSPAQNLNEVSCNLQEITSGQRTSSEVVEGIEEANPQPVETSYHSKTTIAKTAGGVRIIIDIFFDQEHQPVSATEVVGSRVETDIPQSRILNEFQQQAAAQAQLTRN comes from the exons ATGGACCTCACCGGCTCTACAAAGCGCAACTCTCAACAGAAGCGACAACGGCAGCCGCGCTCCTTAAGTCTCGATGATGATGACACCCTAAGCAACAACTCCTCAAGTTCCCTCAATGTTTTGCTTGCCGCCGCTTCCGATTCGGAATCGCAATCGCCAATTAGCGTGCGTGACATGATCAAACGTTATGACACAGCCGCCAAATTGGGCCCTAAAGGTGGTTCTCGTCATCCACAACTACATCAAACACATcataaacagcaacaacagcaatacgGTTTGCCTGCCATGAAATCCGCATATTTCGGTGTGAATCAATTCGGCACCCACTCCACCACAAACCGGTTCCCATTGCGTCAATATGTGGCACAAGTGCAACAGAATACCGGCAGCAAGTGGACGCAAACACAATCGAAAAAAAGCATCCACAGCGGTGaacacaacaataataacacaaCTAAAAGCAGCTGTAAGCTAAGTGACAACACTTTTATGACAAGGAACAATGCGGATGCAACGGAAGATGGTTGGTTGGTGTGCGAACGCCATGCCTCAGTGAGTGATAGTGAAAATGTGTACATAGCTGATCACACCGAGCGCAGCTCAAG GTCGCCAGCTCAGAATCTAAACGAAGTCTCATGCAATTTGCAAGAGATTACTTCAGGTCAGAGAACGAGTTCAGAGGTAGTCGAGGGCATTGAAGAAGCGAATCCGCAACCAGTGGAGACTTCGTATCATAGTAAAACTACAATTGCCAAGACTGCTGGAG GTGTGCGCATTATTATCGACATCTTTTTCGATCAGGAACACCAGCCCGTTTCGGCGACCGAAGTGGTGGGCAGCCGCGTTGAGACGGATATACCACAAAGCCGAATACTCAACGAATTTCAGCAACAAGCTGCAGCGCAAGCGCAGCTAACGCGTAACTAA